The proteins below come from a single Oscillospiraceae bacterium genomic window:
- a CDS encoding FAD binding domain-containing protein, translating into MMTIREYARPATLEEAWQLNQKKPNRVLGGMLWLKMEKINVGTAIDLSALGLDTIEETDTEIIIGAMATLRDLETNAALNAYTAGAVREAVRHIVGVQFRNCATVGGSIYGRFGFSDVLTLFLALDCEVELYRAGRMPLAQFAAMPYDRDILTHICLRKTPGLKVQYQSVRATQTDFPILTCAAARTAQGQYRFAIGARPMKAVLVTPDCDPAQMPAAVQAAVKTGSNLRGSAEYRTHLTGVLVRRAVAALEN; encoded by the coding sequence ATGATGACGATACGCGAATATGCCCGCCCCGCCACGCTGGAGGAGGCATGGCAGCTGAACCAGAAAAAGCCCAACCGCGTGCTGGGCGGTATGCTCTGGCTCAAGATGGAAAAGATCAATGTCGGCACGGCCATCGACCTGTCGGCCTTGGGGCTGGATACGATCGAGGAGACTGACACCGAGATCATCATCGGCGCTATGGCAACGCTGCGCGATCTGGAAACGAACGCCGCCCTGAATGCCTACACCGCGGGGGCTGTGCGGGAGGCTGTGCGCCACATTGTCGGCGTGCAGTTCCGCAACTGCGCCACGGTGGGCGGCAGCATCTATGGCCGGTTCGGCTTTTCCGATGTGCTGACGCTGTTTTTGGCGCTGGACTGCGAGGTCGAGCTGTACAGGGCGGGCCGGATGCCGCTGGCGCAGTTTGCCGCGATGCCCTATGACCGCGATATTCTGACCCACATCTGCCTGCGCAAGACGCCGGGGCTGAAGGTGCAGTACCAGTCGGTGCGCGCGACCCAGACCGATTTCCCGATCCTGACCTGTGCGGCCGCCCGCACGGCGCAGGGGCAGTACCGCTTTGCCATCGGCGCGCGCCCGATGAAAGCCGTGCTTGTCACGCCGGACTGCGACCCGGCGCAGATGCCCGCCGCCGTGCAGGCAGCCGTCAAGACCGGCAGCAACCTGCGCGGCAGTGCCGAGTACCGCACCCACCTGACCGGCGTGCTGGTCCGGCGTGCCGTGGCCGCGCTGGAAAATTGA
- a CDS encoding MurR/RpiR family transcriptional regulator, with translation MVEQSFWEMLRTKRDSLTKSGGIVADYLVQHAEDAQYLSISSLAKACGVAEATIFRFCRSLGFDGYNEMKIALAKATATAMPVALKLEPGVDTQTLVTHAYNTAVEALNGTRSVLDPDAIDHAATLLQRARQVYCLGQGGSQVLAEDIWARFSMISTKFRTAGDSHMQAITASLMGPEDVLLFVSYSGSTRDMMDTLRLAKENGAKVILITHYDDAPGAALADVVLLCGAQENPLDSGSIPAKLAMLFVANVLVLRYTLDNQELANLSLSRTSQALGSKLL, from the coding sequence ATGGTAGAACAGAGCTTTTGGGAGATGCTGCGCACCAAGCGCGACAGCCTGACAAAATCAGGCGGCATCGTGGCCGATTATCTTGTCCAGCACGCTGAGGACGCCCAGTATCTTTCCATTTCCTCGCTGGCAAAGGCCTGCGGCGTGGCCGAGGCAACGATCTTTCGGTTCTGCCGCTCGCTGGGCTTTGATGGCTACAACGAAATGAAGATCGCGCTGGCGAAGGCTACCGCGACCGCGATGCCGGTCGCGCTCAAGCTGGAGCCGGGTGTGGACACCCAGACGCTGGTCACCCACGCCTACAACACCGCCGTGGAGGCGCTGAACGGCACCCGCAGCGTGCTGGACCCCGACGCCATCGACCACGCCGCCACGCTGCTGCAGCGCGCGCGTCAGGTATACTGCCTTGGTCAGGGCGGCAGTCAGGTGCTGGCGGAGGACATCTGGGCGCGCTTCTCGATGATCTCGACCAAGTTCCGCACGGCGGGCGACAGCCACATGCAGGCCATCACGGCCAGCCTGATGGGCCCCGAGGATGTGCTGCTCTTCGTCTCCTACTCCGGCTCGACCCGCGACATGATGGACACGCTGCGCCTCGCCAAGGAGAACGGTGCCAAGGTCATCCTGATCACCCACTACGATGACGCCCCCGGCGCCGCACTGGCCGATGTCGTGCTGCTCTGCGGCGCGCAGGAGAACCCGCTTGACTCGGGCAGCATCCCCGCCAAGCTGGCGATGCTTTTTGTCGCAAATGTGCTGGTCCTGCGCTACACCCTTGACAATCAGGAGCTTGCCAACCTCTCGCTCTCCCGCACCAGTCAGGCGCTGGGCAGCAAGCTGCTTTGA
- a CDS encoding iron ABC transporter permease, with the protein MNNRKRTALCLLGAALCVFMAFGAALALGRYPITPAALLAGDAMAVRTFTVLRLPRAVMALVGGFGLGAAGFVYQTVFRNPLASPDIIGVSSGASVGAAFAILFVSSGALSTTVCAFAGGLAAVFLSLGLAAAAPGRSKMSLVLAGIAVHALAQTLLMLLKLTADPEKELASIEYWIMGSLAAVTRSRVWFPVPVVLVCCAAIFALHRQALLLSIEEGEARLLGVRVGAMRLLLLTLATMTVAAVVSVTGLISFVGLLAPHSARLLAGHNRRSACLLSGLLGSALLLAADTLAKTAASTELPVSIFTSLLGVPFLLYLILRPGRDAS; encoded by the coding sequence ATGAATAACCGCAAGCGCACGGCGCTGTGCCTTCTGGGCGCAGCGCTCTGCGTTTTTATGGCTTTTGGTGCGGCCCTTGCGCTGGGCCGCTACCCCATAACACCGGCAGCGCTGCTGGCCGGTGATGCCATGGCGGTGCGCACCTTCACCGTGCTGCGGCTGCCCCGCGCCGTCATGGCGCTGGTCGGCGGCTTTGGGCTGGGGGCGGCCGGCTTTGTCTACCAGACCGTATTCCGCAACCCGCTGGCAAGCCCCGACATCATCGGCGTATCCTCGGGGGCCAGTGTCGGCGCGGCGTTCGCCATCCTGTTCGTATCGTCAGGGGCGCTGTCCACCACGGTCTGCGCCTTTGCGGGCGGGCTGGCGGCGGTGTTCCTCTCGCTGGGGCTGGCCGCCGCCGCGCCGGGGCGCAGCAAAATGTCGCTGGTGCTGGCGGGCATCGCCGTCCACGCGCTGGCCCAGACGCTGCTGATGCTGCTCAAGCTGACCGCCGACCCCGAGAAGGAGCTGGCCAGCATCGAGTATTGGATCATGGGCAGTCTGGCCGCCGTGACCCGCAGCCGGGTGTGGTTCCCGGTGCCGGTCGTGCTGGTCTGCTGCGCGGCGATCTTTGCGCTGCACCGGCAGGCGCTGCTGCTCTCGATCGAGGAGGGCGAGGCCCGGCTGCTCGGCGTGCGGGTGGGTGCGATGCGCCTGCTGCTGCTGACGCTTGCCACCATGACGGTCGCTGCCGTTGTCAGCGTGACGGGGCTTATCAGCTTTGTCGGGCTGCTGGCCCCCCACAGCGCCCGCCTGCTGGCGGGGCACAACCGGCGCTCGGCCTGCCTGCTGAGCGGGCTGCTGGGCAGCGCCCTGCTGCTGGCGGCCGACACGCTGGCCAAGACGGCAGCCTCCACTGAGCTGCCGGTCAGCATCTTTACCTCGCTGCTGGGCGTACCGTTTCTGCTTTATCTGATCCTGCGGCCGGGGAGGGATGCGTCATGA
- a CDS encoding molybdopterin-dependent oxidoreductase has protein sequence MKTVNQSMRKKDAMQLVTGQPVYMDDVIPQDCLIVKLLRSPHANAIVQEIDTSRALLVPGIEAIYTWKDVDQQGRRYTQAGQTYPEPSPYDRLVIDRHVRFAGDVVAILAGKDEKCVDKAMKLIKVRYEVLPAVLDYHTALDNPVLVHPEENWESLAPVGADNKRNLCAHDESGAGDIEAVLAGCDVVIDHTYHTRACQQAMMETFRTYCSIDAYGRLNVLSSTQIVFHCRRILANALHIPKSMIRVAKPRIGGGFGAKQTSVCEVYPAFVTWKTKKPSKIIFSRYESQIASTPRHEMELHVRLGATKDGIVRGIDLYTLSNTGAYGEHGPTTVGLSGHKSIPLYGKAEAFRFVSDVVYTNHMSSGAYRGYGATQGLFAVESAVNELADRLGIDPFVIRQRNIIREGDVMPAYYGQVNTSCALDRCLQAVHDNIGWDEKYPVRDMGNGKVRAVGMGMAMQGSGITSVDVGSASLKINDDGFYTLSIGAADMGTGCDTILAQIAAEVLECPLDNVTVLGADTDSSPYDSGSYASSTTYVTGKAVEQCAEQLKQKICQVGAGLLGLDERAVVFAGDAVTSEDGTQRATLAQIAAASQCGSNTALEAVVTHSSEISPPPFMVGAAEVEVDLETGEAQVIRYEAAVDCGTPVNPNLARVQAEGGILQGIGMALTENVTYDDRGMPQENSLMQYKIPARNDIGHIHVVFESSYEGTGPFGAKSIGEVVINTPLPAVADAIYHATHKRFYELPITREQIALAGQ, from the coding sequence ATGAAAACCGTGAACCAGTCCATGCGCAAAAAGGACGCCATGCAGCTTGTGACCGGCCAGCCCGTCTACATGGATGATGTCATCCCGCAGGACTGCCTGATCGTAAAGCTGCTGCGCTCCCCCCATGCCAACGCCATCGTGCAGGAGATCGACACAAGCCGTGCCCTGCTGGTGCCGGGCATCGAGGCGATCTACACATGGAAGGATGTGGACCAGCAGGGCCGCCGCTACACCCAGGCGGGCCAGACCTACCCCGAGCCGAGCCCCTATGACCGGCTTGTCATTGACCGCCATGTCCGCTTTGCGGGGGATGTTGTCGCAATTTTGGCCGGCAAGGATGAAAAATGCGTCGATAAGGCGATGAAGCTCATCAAGGTCAGGTATGAGGTCCTGCCCGCCGTGCTGGACTACCACACGGCGCTGGATAACCCCGTCCTTGTCCACCCGGAGGAAAACTGGGAGTCGCTGGCACCGGTCGGGGCCGACAACAAGCGCAACCTGTGCGCCCACGATGAGAGCGGGGCGGGCGATATTGAGGCGGTGCTGGCGGGGTGCGATGTCGTCATCGACCATACATACCACACCCGCGCCTGCCAGCAGGCCATGATGGAGACCTTCCGCACCTACTGCAGCATAGATGCCTACGGGCGGCTGAATGTCCTCAGCTCGACCCAGATCGTTTTCCACTGCCGCCGGATTCTGGCCAATGCACTGCACATCCCCAAGTCGATGATCCGGGTGGCCAAGCCCCGCATCGGCGGCGGCTTCGGCGCCAAGCAGACCTCGGTCTGCGAGGTCTACCCCGCCTTTGTGACATGGAAAACCAAAAAGCCCAGCAAGATCATCTTCAGCCGGTACGAGAGCCAGATCGCCTCCACCCCGCGCCATGAGATGGAGCTGCATGTCCGCCTCGGTGCGACAAAGGACGGCATCGTCAGGGGCATCGACCTCTACACCCTGTCCAACACCGGTGCCTACGGCGAGCATGGCCCCACAACGGTGGGCCTGTCCGGCCACAAATCCATCCCGCTCTACGGCAAGGCCGAGGCGTTCCGCTTTGTCAGTGATGTCGTCTACACGAACCACATGTCCTCGGGCGCTTACCGCGGCTACGGCGCGACCCAAGGCCTGTTTGCGGTGGAGTCCGCCGTCAATGAGCTGGCCGACAGACTGGGCATTGACCCGTTTGTGATCCGCCAGCGCAACATCATCCGCGAGGGCGATGTGATGCCCGCCTACTACGGGCAGGTCAACACCAGCTGCGCGCTGGACCGCTGCCTGCAGGCCGTGCATGACAACATCGGCTGGGACGAAAAATACCCCGTGCGCGACATGGGCAACGGCAAGGTGCGCGCCGTGGGCATGGGCATGGCGATGCAGGGCTCCGGCATCACGAGTGTGGATGTGGGCAGCGCCAGCCTGAAGATCAACGATGACGGGTTCTACACCCTCTCGATCGGTGCAGCCGACATGGGCACCGGCTGCGACACGATTCTGGCGCAGATTGCCGCCGAGGTGCTGGAGTGCCCGCTCGACAATGTGACGGTCCTCGGCGCGGACACCGATTCCTCGCCCTACGATTCCGGCTCCTACGCATCCAGCACGACCTATGTCACCGGCAAGGCGGTTGAGCAGTGCGCCGAGCAGCTCAAGCAGAAGATCTGTCAGGTCGGCGCGGGGCTGTTGGGCCTTGACGAGCGTGCGGTCGTCTTTGCGGGCGATGCCGTGACGAGCGAGGACGGCACGCAGCGCGCCACGCTGGCGCAGATCGCCGCAGCCTCCCAGTGCGGCAGCAATACGGCGCTGGAGGCAGTCGTGACCCACAGCTCGGAGATCTCGCCCCCGCCGTTCATGGTGGGCGCGGCCGAGGTCGAGGTCGATCTGGAAACCGGCGAGGCGCAGGTCATCCGCTATGAGGCGGCTGTTGACTGCGGCACACCGGTCAACCCGAACCTTGCGCGGGTGCAGGCCGAGGGCGGCATCCTGCAGGGCATCGGTATGGCGCTGACCGAGAATGTCACCTACGATGACCGCGGCATGCCGCAGGAAAACTCGCTGATGCAGTACAAGATCCCGGCGCGCAACGACATCGGGCATATCCATGTCGTGTTTGAGAGCAGCTACGAGGGCACCGGCCCCTTCGGTGCCAAGAGCATCGGCGAGGTGGTCATCAATACCCCGCTGCCCGCCGTGGCCGATGCGATCTACCACGCCACCCACAAGCGGTTCTATGAGCTGCCCATCACCCGCGAGCAGATCGCGCTGGCCGGGCAGTAA
- a CDS encoding ABC transporter substrate-binding protein: MKMTKMTALLLAAAMALTACGSTAAVSSEAAASATAAPEVTASPEEAAAAPTAADTAVTYPLTVTDQLGREVTIETEPKTLASGYYISTSLLIALGVQDELVGVEAKADKRTIYSLSAPELQSLPSIGTAKEFDLEGCAALTPDLVIVPAKLKDSIPQMEELGLTVLAVKPENQDKLYGAIDLLAQATNTVARGEALKSAIEDNLLSLREAIGDAEAPTVYMAGNSSVLQTAGPAMYQNYMIENAGGLNAAASVEDTYWAEVSYEQVLDWDPDYIILASDADYDVDSVLNDAALADCTAVKEGHVYQLPHAIEAVDSPVPGSFLGSVYLGSVLHPEQVSEQFYHDCADAFYSAYYGFTPASYE, translated from the coding sequence ATGAAAATGACCAAAATGACCGCTCTGCTGCTGGCCGCCGCCATGGCGCTGACCGCCTGCGGCAGCACCGCCGCCGTAAGCAGCGAGGCCGCCGCCTCCGCCACCGCTGCCCCCGAGGTCACCGCCAGCCCCGAGGAGGCTGCCGCTGCACCCACTGCCGCCGATACCGCCGTCACCTACCCGCTGACCGTCACCGACCAGCTGGGCCGCGAGGTCACCATCGAGACCGAGCCCAAGACGCTGGCCAGCGGCTACTACATCTCCACCAGCCTGCTCATCGCCCTCGGCGTGCAGGACGAGCTGGTCGGCGTCGAGGCCAAGGCCGACAAGCGCACGATCTACAGCCTCTCCGCACCTGAGCTGCAGAGCCTGCCCAGCATCGGCACCGCCAAGGAGTTTGACCTTGAGGGCTGCGCCGCGCTGACCCCCGACCTTGTCATCGTGCCCGCCAAGCTGAAGGATTCCATCCCCCAGATGGAGGAGCTGGGCCTGACCGTGCTGGCCGTCAAGCCGGAGAATCAGGACAAGCTGTACGGTGCCATCGACCTGCTGGCACAGGCCACCAACACCGTTGCCCGCGGTGAGGCGCTGAAGTCCGCGATCGAGGACAACCTGCTCAGCCTGCGCGAGGCCATCGGCGATGCCGAGGCCCCCACCGTCTACATGGCCGGCAACAGCTCTGTGCTGCAGACCGCCGGCCCCGCCATGTACCAGAACTATATGATCGAGAACGCCGGCGGTCTCAACGCCGCCGCCAGTGTCGAGGACACCTACTGGGCCGAGGTCTCCTATGAGCAGGTGCTGGACTGGGACCCCGACTACATCATTCTGGCGTCCGATGCCGACTATGATGTCGATTCCGTCCTGAACGATGCCGCACTGGCCGACTGCACCGCCGTCAAGGAGGGCCATGTCTACCAGCTGCCCCACGCCATCGAGGCTGTGGACTCCCCCGTGCCCGGCAGCTTCCTGGGCAGCGTCTATCTGGGCAGTGTGCTGCATCCCGAGCAGGTGAGTGAGCAGTTCTACCATGACTGCGCCGATGCCTTCTACTCGGCCTACTACGGCTTCACCCCTGCCTCCTATGAATAA
- a CDS encoding extracellular solute-binding protein, with protein MKKQVSAILAAGMAASLLVGCGGAASSAASSTAESTSTAASSEAAATTEAGQAADITLWTYPIGKWGDSESVDTLLADFNAKYPDIHVTVEYLDYTNGDDQVNTAIEGGSAPDLVMEGPERLVANWGAKGLMVDLSDLWTDDQKADISASVEAACKDSSGAYYEFPLCMTAHCMAINKTVFEAAGAMQYVDAENHTWTTENFLKAVQAVYDSGKTDVGAIYCSGQGGDQGTRALVNNLYGGTFTDDAHSKYTADSAENVKALEALKAQDGINFDASINGGEEITLFRNGTLQMAFCWNIAQQKNEDNGPAGTTNSGDEILFMGFPSESGKPALQGGIWGFGIFNNGDENKIAAAKTFINFMANSEETAKAVKTSSYFSVKNSLSDLYADDEIMNEYQKLMPYLGDYYQVTPGWAEARTAWWNMLQQVGADEDVTTAVTEFCTTANAAASAS; from the coding sequence ATGAAGAAGCAAGTATCCGCTATCTTGGCTGCCGGTATGGCTGCCAGCCTGCTGGTTGGCTGCGGCGGCGCTGCCTCCAGCGCAGCGTCCTCTACCGCTGAAAGCACCTCTACTGCCGCTTCCAGCGAGGCCGCCGCCACCACGGAGGCCGGTCAGGCTGCTGACATCACCCTGTGGACCTACCCCATCGGCAAGTGGGGCGATTCCGAGTCTGTTGACACTCTGCTGGCGGACTTCAACGCCAAGTACCCCGACATCCATGTGACTGTTGAGTATCTGGACTACACCAACGGTGACGATCAGGTCAACACCGCCATCGAGGGCGGTTCTGCCCCTGACCTCGTTATGGAAGGTCCCGAGCGTCTGGTTGCCAACTGGGGCGCCAAGGGTCTGATGGTCGATCTGAGTGACCTGTGGACCGATGACCAGAAGGCTGACATCAGCGCCAGCGTGGAGGCCGCCTGCAAGGATTCCTCCGGTGCTTACTACGAGTTCCCCCTCTGCATGACCGCCCACTGCATGGCCATCAACAAGACCGTGTTTGAGGCTGCCGGTGCGATGCAGTATGTCGATGCCGAGAACCACACATGGACCACCGAGAACTTCCTGAAGGCTGTTCAGGCCGTCTACGACTCCGGCAAGACCGATGTGGGCGCTATCTACTGCAGCGGTCAGGGCGGCGATCAGGGCACCCGTGCTCTCGTCAACAACCTCTACGGCGGCACTTTCACGGACGATGCGCACAGCAAGTACACCGCCGACTCTGCCGAGAATGTCAAGGCCCTTGAGGCCCTGAAGGCACAGGACGGCATCAACTTTGACGCCTCCATCAACGGCGGCGAGGAGATCACCCTCTTCCGCAACGGCACCCTGCAGATGGCTTTCTGCTGGAACATTGCCCAGCAGAAGAATGAGGATAACGGCCCTGCCGGCACCACCAACAGCGGCGATGAGATCCTGTTCATGGGCTTCCCCTCCGAGAGCGGCAAGCCCGCGCTGCAGGGCGGCATCTGGGGCTTCGGCATCTTCAACAACGGCGACGAAAACAAGATCGCTGCCGCCAAGACCTTCATCAACTTCATGGCCAACTCTGAGGAGACTGCCAAGGCCGTCAAGACCTCCAGCTACTTCTCCGTCAAGAACTCTCTGTCTGACCTGTATGCCGACGACGAGATCATGAACGAGTACCAGAAGCTGATGCCTTATCTGGGCGACTACTATCAGGTCACCCCCGGCTGGGCCGAGGCGCGTACCGCTTGGTGGAACATGCTGCAGCAGGTCGGCGCTGACGAAGATGTCACCACCGCCGTCACCGAATTCTGCACCACTGCCAACGCAGCCGCCAGTGCATCCTGA
- a CDS encoding (2Fe-2S)-binding protein has protein sequence MQITFTLNHKKVTAEIAADTVLLDLVRSLGCKSVKRGCETANCGLCTVFLDEKPVLSCSVLAARVNGRSVTTLEGLQEEAAEFGAFIADQGAEQCGFCNPGFIMNALALFRENPDPGEDEIKEYLAGNLCRCSGYEGQLRGILNFLAWKKGKEAAQ, from the coding sequence ATGCAGATCACATTTACCTTAAATCATAAAAAAGTCACCGCCGAAATCGCGGCTGACACCGTGCTGCTGGACCTTGTGCGCAGCCTCGGCTGCAAGAGCGTCAAGCGCGGCTGCGAGACCGCCAACTGCGGCCTTTGCACGGTCTTTCTTGATGAAAAGCCGGTGCTGTCCTGCTCGGTGCTGGCGGCGCGGGTCAACGGCCGCAGCGTCACCACGCTGGAGGGGCTGCAGGAGGAGGCTGCCGAGTTCGGCGCCTTTATCGCCGATCAGGGTGCGGAGCAGTGCGGCTTCTGCAACCCGGGCTTTATTATGAATGCGCTGGCGCTTTTCCGGGAAAACCCCGACCCCGGCGAGGATGAAATCAAGGAGTATCTGGCCGGCAACCTCTGCCGCTGCTCCGGCTATGAGGGCCAGCTGCGGGGCATTTTGAACTTTTTAGCGTGGAAAAAGGGGAAGGAGGCTGCCCAATGA
- a CDS encoding GDSL-type esterase/lipase family protein — protein MTYENITARQVLCFGDSNTYGYDPVRDGRYGPDERYPMVLQSLLGPGWAVAEEGLPGRTAVFDDPITEGMNGLRLINPILMSHAPLDTVTIMLGTNDCKARFACDSYQIAQGIARLTKKALQTECWRDNAHPDVLVIVPPVITPAYDRLIFREEMGPGCHERCAGIAARLAPMLQGLPGVRFLDANTLPGAVCSPVDGMHMTKEAHRALAQGLYNLLTGSAPAAH, from the coding sequence ATGACCTATGAAAATATCACTGCGCGTCAGGTTCTCTGCTTCGGTGATTCCAACACCTACGGCTACGACCCCGTGCGTGACGGCCGCTATGGCCCCGATGAGCGCTACCCGATGGTGCTGCAGTCCCTGCTGGGTCCCGGCTGGGCCGTTGCGGAGGAGGGCCTGCCCGGCCGCACCGCCGTGTTTGATGACCCCATCACCGAGGGGATGAACGGCCTGCGCCTGATCAACCCGATCCTGATGAGCCATGCACCGCTTGACACCGTGACGATCATGCTGGGCACAAACGACTGCAAAGCGCGGTTTGCCTGTGACTCCTACCAGATCGCGCAGGGCATTGCGCGGCTGACCAAAAAGGCGCTGCAGACCGAGTGCTGGCGCGACAACGCCCACCCCGATGTGCTGGTCATTGTGCCGCCGGTCATCACACCGGCATATGACAGGCTGATCTTCCGCGAGGAGATGGGCCCCGGCTGCCACGAGCGCTGCGCCGGCATTGCCGCCCGCCTTGCGCCGATGCTGCAGGGCCTGCCCGGCGTGCGCTTTCTGGACGCCAACACCCTGCCCGGCGCGGTATGCTCGCCGGTGGACGGCATGCACATGACAAAGGAAGCCCACAGGGCGCTGGCGCAGGGGCTGTACAATCTGCTGACCGGCAGCGCCCCCGCCGCCCATTGA
- a CDS encoding LysR family transcriptional regulator: MKPALRVMLCDDAGERFFGEGPCRLLHLIEETGSLRSAAAQMGLSYSKALRLVQHAEKELGFALTCKTIGGRGGGGSTLTAEARQFLERYEAYRDACVQTSRELYSAFFSGQR, encoded by the coding sequence ATGAAACCTGCTTTGCGCGTAATGCTCTGCGATGATGCAGGCGAACGCTTTTTTGGCGAGGGGCCCTGCCGCCTGCTCCACCTGATCGAGGAGACCGGCTCGCTGCGCAGCGCAGCGGCGCAGATGGGGCTTTCCTACTCCAAGGCGCTGCGGCTTGTGCAGCACGCCGAAAAAGAACTGGGCTTTGCCCTGACCTGCAAGACCATCGGCGGGCGGGGCGGCGGAGGCAGCACCCTGACCGCCGAGGCCCGCCAATTTTTAGAAAGGTATGAGGCCTACCGTGATGCCTGTGTACAGACCAGCCGCGAGCTCTATTCTGCGTTCTTTTCTGGCCAGCGGTAA
- a CDS encoding ABC transporter ATP-binding protein: MMPQATPPPVGLCVQDLTVQYGTAAVLQGVSFSVPVSGQLIGLLGVNGSGKTTLLKAAAGLLPHTGQCLLNGVPLESLSTRRLAQTVSYIPQQSGISVSLSAREVVLMGFNPRLGVLQSPTAAMRAAADEALRTVGLADKAGQDYLTLSGGEKQLCILARTIAEDAPLLLLDEPDSALDLANRSRMTALLAQLVHTGGKTALVCLHDPALALDSCDILVVLQGGGVAAVLHPRTDPPAVLQAALAAVYGPLELLPVTDCRGRRRLALLPL, encoded by the coding sequence ATGATGCCACAAGCCACGCCCCCGCCCGTGGGGCTTTGCGTGCAGGACCTCACCGTGCAGTACGGCACAGCGGCCGTGCTGCAAGGAGTCAGCTTTTCTGTCCCGGTCTCCGGACAGCTGATCGGTCTGCTGGGGGTGAACGGCAGCGGCAAGACCACACTGCTCAAGGCCGCCGCCGGGCTGCTGCCCCACACCGGGCAGTGCCTTCTGAACGGCGTCCCGCTGGAGAGCCTGTCCACCCGCAGGCTGGCGCAGACCGTCAGCTATATCCCGCAGCAGAGCGGCATCTCGGTCTCGCTCTCGGCGCGGGAGGTCGTGCTTATGGGCTTCAACCCGCGGCTGGGGGTCCTGCAAAGCCCCACCGCCGCCATGCGCGCCGCTGCGGACGAGGCCCTGCGCACCGTAGGTCTGGCCGACAAGGCCGGGCAGGACTACCTGACGCTGAGCGGCGGCGAGAAGCAGCTCTGTATTCTGGCGCGCACGATTGCCGAGGATGCGCCGCTGCTTTTGCTGGACGAGCCGGACAGTGCGCTTGACCTTGCGAACCGCAGCCGAATGACCGCGCTGCTGGCGCAGCTGGTCCACACCGGCGGCAAGACCGCGCTGGTCTGCCTGCACGACCCCGCGCTGGCGCTGGACAGCTGTGATATACTGGTGGTATTGCAGGGCGGCGGGGTCGCGGCGGTGCTGCACCCCAGAACCGACCCGCCTGCCGTGCTGCAAGCAGCCCTTGCCGCCGTGTACGGCCCGCTGGAGCTGCTGCCCGTTACCGACTGCCGGGGCCGACGCCGTCTGGCCCTGCTGCCGCTGTGA